A segment of the bacterium genome:
CGCTCCGACTCCCGGAGCGCCACCGACCGCCGGTCGGCGGGAGCGCCGATGTGCGGATCGTGCTGGGGCCTCAGCAGGACTACTTTACCGACGAGGCCGTGGCCACGCTCCTCGGTCAGCCGTACTTCGTGAGCCTCGAGAGCAATCGTGTCGGCTACCGGCTCGACGGGCCGCGTCTGGGCTACCGGGTGCCGGTTGACCTGCTCTCGGACGGGATGCTGCCCGGCGCGCTTCAAGTGCCGCCGGGCGGTCAGCCGATCGTGATCATGCCGGACGGCCCGACGACCGGGGGATATCCGAAGATCGGCGGCATCGTGCAGCCCGACCTGCGGCGAATCGCGCAGGCGCAGCGAGGGGAGGCGATCCGGTTTCGAGCGATTGCGTGGGACGCCGCCCACACTGCGGCTCGGGGAGAGGCCGCGTACATCGCCGGACTCCGGTTCGAACCGGTGCCCGCGTAGCGTACGTGGACGCGGCGGGCCGTCCCGCCGGGATGACGGCCACGGCCGTGACTTGCTTGTCGATGGCCCCGCCGGCGGTCCTGGTATCCTTGAACCGCAAAGCCAATTCGCGGGACGCGATCGTAAGCGCCGGGCGGATTGGCGTCAACATGCTCGCGTTCGGGGTTCGCCTCGTTTTTTGACTTCACCCGATCTCCGCGGTAGAGTGATTCTATGTCCACCGACGAGGGGCACCGCCCGCGGATTGGGGTGGCGGGCAAGGATGCCGCCCAACTCACGAACTATCTCGAGGCGATTGAGGCGGCCGGAGGCGAGCCTGTGCCGCTCCTGCCCGGCACCGGAGGGTCTCCCGAGGCGCTGCTCCATGCCCTTGATGGTCTGCTCCTCACGGGAGGGAAGGACATCGATCCAGAGTTGTACGGCCAATCGCTGCGGGAGGGGCTCGGCGTCGACGTGGATGGACCGCGCGATGAGCTGGAGATCCCCCTGGCGCGCCGGGCGCTCGAGCGCGATCTCCCGGTACTCGGCATCTGCCGCGGCATCCAGGTGCTGAACGTTGCAGCCGGAGGCACGCTCTTCCAGGACATTACCCTCACCGGGATCGCGCGCGGAAGCCATAATCAGCGAGAAGCGATTCCCCAACCTCCCGAGGATGCAGCCGTCCACGAGGTGACGGTCACACCCGGGAGCCAGGTGGCGGAGATCCTTGGGGAGACCCGGATGGGGGTCAATACCTTTCACCACCAGGTGATCGCGCATCCGGCCGACCGATTCGCGGTCGTGGCCCGGTCCGTAGAGCCGCGGGGCGACGGGGTGATCGAGGCCGTCGAGGTCGCGGGACGGGCGTTCGCCATCGGCGTGCAGTGGCATCCCGAGCGCATGTGGCGACGTGTGCCGGCGTGCGCCCGCCTCTTTGCGGCGCTGGTGAGAGCGGCGGCGCGAAAGCCGGTTGGCTAATCTCCCCCAGCCCAATCGTCTGCGCATACTACGGGTGGGACGTCTGCGAGGGGCGTCCCGTCTTCGCGTTGGAGAAGGTATCCTGATGCTTAGGCGCGTAATCGTCCCGGGTCCATACGGCGGTTCGATGAGGGAGGCTACATGAAGGTCTTCATCTCGGCGGATATGGAAGGCACGGCCGGCGTCACGGATCGAGATCAGGTCACGCCCGACACGCACGATTACGCTCGATTCAGGCGCCTCATGACCGAGGAAGTCAACGCGGCCGTCCTGGGAGCGATGGAAGCCGGGGCCAAGGAGATCGTCGTCAACGATTCCCACGGGTCAATGCGAAATCTCCTCATCGAGGAGCTGCACCCGCAGGTCCAGCTGATCAGCGGACGCCCCAAGCCCCACGGCATGATGCAGGGGATCGACAATTCGTTTGACGCGGTGTTCTTCACCGGATACCATGCGGCCGCCGGCACGCAAAACGGAGTGCTCGACCACACGTACCGGGGGACGACAGTCCGGCAGATCAAGCTCGGCAATCTTGTGGTGGGAGAGGCGGGGTTCAACGCGGCGCTCGCGGGGCACTTCAAAGTGCCGGTCGCGCTCGTGACGGGGGACGCCACCGCGG
Coding sequences within it:
- a CDS encoding KipI antagonist; the encoded protein is AYVALPGGIDVPEIMDSRATYLGAKLGGYAGRRLERGDRVGCARIAAASSLRLPERHRPPVGGSADVRIVLGPQQDYFTDEAVATLLGQPYFVSLESNRVGYRLDGPRLGYRVPVDLLSDGMLPGALQVPPGGQPIVIMPDGPTTGGYPKIGGIVQPDLRRIAQAQRGEAIRFRAIAWDAAHTAARGEAAYIAGLRFEPVPA
- a CDS encoding gamma-glutamyl-gamma-aminobutyrate hydrolase family protein (Members of this family of hydrolases with an active site Cys residue belong to MEROPS family C26.) yields the protein MSTDEGHRPRIGVAGKDAAQLTNYLEAIEAAGGEPVPLLPGTGGSPEALLHALDGLLLTGGKDIDPELYGQSLREGLGVDVDGPRDELEIPLARRALERDLPVLGICRGIQVLNVAAGGTLFQDITLTGIARGSHNQREAIPQPPEDAAVHEVTVTPGSQVAEILGETRMGVNTFHHQVIAHPADRFAVVARSVEPRGDGVIEAVEVAGRAFAIGVQWHPERMWRRVPACARLFAALVRAAARKPVG
- a CDS encoding M55 family metallopeptidase, whose product is MKVFISADMEGTAGVTDRDQVTPDTHDYARFRRLMTEEVNAAVLGAMEAGAKEIVVNDSHGSMRNLLIEELHPQVQLISGRPKPHGMMQGIDNSFDAVFFTGYHAAAGTQNGVLDHTYRGTTVRQIKLGNLVVGEAGFNAALAGHFKVPVALVTGDATAVAQTKKLLTQVEAVAVKEPIGRMAARSYQPVEARRRIKDGATRALKRARDLKPLALPRPVVVELDWHTSAMADQCMLIPGMIRVNPRAVSYKARDIEQAYTLTRACLTLAGSVV